From the genome of Campylobacter concisus, one region includes:
- the thiC gene encoding phosphomethylpyrimidine synthase ThiC gives MRDKTQMYYARRGEITQEMSYVARIEGLSENLVMDEVAKGSIIIPANINHKNLKPMGIGRKLRTKVNANIGNSSLSSDICAELRKLEICLEFGADTVMDLSTDGDLDAIRSAIIEHSSVPVGTVPMYEILKEAKEVTNITNKLILEILEKQAKQGVSYFTIHAGFLREFLPLVKKRKMGIVSRGGSLSASYMSKLNRQNPFYEIFDQILEICARYDVSLSLGDGLRPGCLFDATDEAQLSELKVLGELTLRAWEKDVQVMIEGPGHVPLNQIEYNMKIEQELCHDAPFYVLGPLVSDIGAGYDHITSAIGGTMAAYHGASMLCYVTQKEHLGLPNENDVREGIVAHKIAAHAADVALGKVGAIEKDHEMSDARYAFDWNKQFELSFDPKKARELHDESLPEDAFKSAHFCSMCGPKFCAYKISKDLEKGEKC, from the coding sequence ATGAGAGATAAGACGCAGATGTATTATGCTAGGCGCGGCGAGATAACGCAAGAGATGAGCTATGTGGCAAGGATCGAAGGGCTTAGTGAAAATTTGGTGATGGATGAGGTGGCAAAAGGTAGCATCATCATCCCAGCAAATATAAATCATAAAAATTTAAAGCCAATGGGCATAGGGCGGAAGCTAAGGACAAAGGTCAATGCAAATATCGGCAACTCAAGCCTAAGTAGCGACATTTGCGCTGAGCTTAGAAAGCTTGAAATTTGCCTCGAATTTGGCGCTGATACGGTTATGGATCTAAGTACGGACGGCGATTTAGACGCTATTAGAAGTGCGATCATCGAGCATTCAAGCGTGCCAGTTGGCACAGTGCCTATGTATGAAATTTTAAAAGAGGCAAAAGAGGTTACAAATATCACAAATAAGCTCATTTTAGAGATACTTGAAAAGCAAGCAAAGCAAGGAGTTAGTTACTTTACGATACACGCTGGCTTTTTGCGTGAGTTTTTGCCACTTGTTAAGAAGCGTAAAATGGGCATAGTAAGCCGCGGTGGTAGCCTAAGTGCAAGTTACATGTCAAAGTTAAATAGACAAAATCCATTTTATGAAATTTTTGATCAAATTTTAGAAATTTGCGCAAGATATGATGTCTCGCTCTCGCTTGGCGATGGACTTCGCCCAGGATGCCTTTTTGATGCGACAGACGAGGCACAGCTTAGTGAACTAAAGGTGCTTGGAGAGCTAACGCTTCGTGCATGGGAAAAAGATGTGCAAGTGATGATTGAGGGTCCTGGTCATGTGCCATTAAATCAAATTGAGTATAATATGAAAATCGAACAAGAGCTCTGCCATGACGCCCCATTTTACGTGCTTGGACCGCTTGTCTCAGACATAGGTGCAGGATACGATCACATCACCTCGGCGATCGGTGGCACGATGGCGGCATATCACGGCGCTAGCATGCTTTGCTACGTGACGCAAAAAGAGCACCTTGGCTTGCCAAATGAAAATGACGTAAGGGAGGGCATCGTAGCTCATAAGATAGCAGCTCATGCCGCTGACGTCGCACTTGGAAAGGTTGGAGCTATAGAAAAGGATCACGAGATGAGTGATGCTAGATATGCATTTGATTGGAACAAGCAGTTTGAGCTTAGCTTTGATCCAAAGAAAGCTAGAGAGCTTCACGATGAGAGCTTGCCAGAAGATGCGTTTAAGAGTGCTCATTTTTGTTCGATGTGCGGACCAAAATTTTGTGCATATAAAATTTCAAAAGATCTAGAAAAAGGAGAAAAATGTTAA
- a CDS encoding ACT domain-containing protein produces MKAIVTVVGKDRVGIVAGVSAKLSELGLNIDDISQTILDEFFTMMAVVSSNENKDFTVLREELNKLGESLKVKINIQSSAIFDAMHTI; encoded by the coding sequence ATGAAAGCGATCGTAACCGTAGTCGGAAAAGATAGAGTTGGCATCGTTGCTGGCGTCTCAGCAAAGCTTAGCGAGCTAGGGCTAAACATAGATGATATCTCACAGACTATTTTAGATGAGTTTTTTACGATGATGGCGGTGGTTTCAAGTAATGAAAATAAGGATTTTACGGTCCTAAGAGAAGAGCTTAATAAACTTGGAGAGAGCCTAAAAGTAAAGATAAATATCCAAAGTTCCGCTATCTTTGATGCGATGCATACAATCTAA
- a CDS encoding Mrp/NBP35 family ATP-binding protein, producing the protein MLNKEEVLNRLKGVIYPGFEKDIVSFGFVKNVEIGDKILIEVEIVSSSPEVANELKTDIKRVMGSNEYVLNLIQPRIPEEKSNTQSGKNIAPQVKNFVMVSSGKGGVGKSTTTLNLAISMAKLGKKVGILDADIYGPNIPRMLGEVNTQPQVVGNKLKPILSHGVEMMSMGVLMEEGMSLIWRGSMIMKAIEQLLKDVLWSELDVLFLDMPPGTGDAQLTLAQSVPVTAGVCVTTPQVVALDDSKRALDMFEKLHIPIAGVIENMSGFICPDNGKEYDIFGKGTTEEIAKAYNTQILAEIPIEPAVRVGGDNGKPVSFYEPNSVTAKRYESAAARLWEVIENINSDGGADNSAIQPVNDGKSACSK; encoded by the coding sequence ATGTTAAATAAAGAAGAGGTCTTAAATAGACTAAAAGGTGTTATATATCCTGGTTTTGAAAAAGATATAGTTAGCTTTGGCTTTGTAAAAAATGTAGAAATAGGCGATAAAATTTTAATCGAAGTCGAGATCGTCAGCTCAAGCCCAGAAGTGGCAAATGAGCTAAAAACGGACATCAAACGTGTTATGGGCTCAAATGAGTATGTGTTAAATTTGATCCAGCCAAGGATACCTGAGGAGAAAAGTAACACTCAAAGTGGTAAAAATATCGCGCCACAAGTTAAAAATTTCGTAATGGTAAGCTCTGGAAAAGGCGGCGTTGGTAAATCAACCACAACTCTAAATTTAGCCATCTCAATGGCAAAACTAGGCAAAAAAGTGGGAATTTTAGACGCTGACATCTACGGACCAAATATCCCAAGAATGCTTGGCGAAGTAAATACTCAGCCACAAGTCGTTGGTAACAAGCTAAAACCGATACTTAGTCACGGAGTTGAGATGATGAGTATGGGCGTTTTGATGGAAGAGGGCATGAGCCTCATCTGGCGTGGCTCGATGATAATGAAAGCGATCGAGCAGCTGCTAAAAGACGTACTTTGGAGCGAACTTGATGTCTTGTTTCTTGACATGCCTCCAGGAACGGGCGACGCACAGCTAACTCTAGCTCAAAGCGTGCCAGTAACGGCAGGTGTCTGCGTCACAACGCCACAAGTGGTAGCACTTGACGATAGCAAGCGTGCGCTTGATATGTTTGAGAAACTTCACATCCCAATCGCTGGTGTCATCGAAAATATGAGTGGTTTCATCTGCCCAGATAACGGCAAAGAGTACGACATCTTTGGCAAAGGTACGACTGAAGAGATAGCAAAAGCTTACAATACGCAAATTTTAGCTGAAATCCCTATCGAGCCAGCTGTTCGCGTGGGTGGAGATAATGGTAAGCCAGTTAGCTTCTACGAGCCAAACTCAGTCACTGCAAAACGCTACGAGAGCGCGGCTGCTAGACTTTGGGAAGTGATAGAAAATATAAATAGTGATGGCGGAGCTGATAACTCGGCGATCCAGCCCGTAAATGACGGCAAGAGTGCTTGCTCGAAGTAA
- a CDS encoding response regulator: MKILIVENEIYLAGSMASKLADFSYDCEIAKSVKEALKFENFDVVLLSTTLPGQDFYPVIEKFKSSIIILLIAYINSDTVLKPIQAGAVDYIQKPFMIEELVRKIKHFEEFRNFKNEIKNYESYVNYALKEYEISSFEAKKIKFPLLLKSSKSGYSDKFIFSYVKACKLPFLFLGKACFSELEKVLAKNGDELIYMTNLEELKQEEKEKILEICKKKKVAISTSDFAQKAPFDELELSGRDKNFNIDEIVTIDEYIKYIIVNYQDKFPDTELSKKLGISRKSLWEKRKKYDVSKKK, from the coding sequence ATGAAAATTTTAATAGTAGAAAATGAAATTTACTTAGCTGGCTCGATGGCTAGTAAACTAGCTGATTTTAGCTACGACTGCGAGATCGCTAAAAGCGTAAAAGAGGCATTGAAATTTGAAAATTTTGATGTAGTGTTACTTTCTACCACACTTCCAGGACAGGATTTTTACCCTGTTATCGAAAAATTTAAAAGCTCTATCATTATTTTATTAATCGCTTATATCAATAGCGACACTGTGCTAAAACCGATCCAAGCAGGTGCGGTTGATTACATCCAAAAGCCATTTATGATAGAAGAGCTAGTTAGAAAGATAAAGCATTTTGAGGAATTTAGAAATTTCAAAAACGAGATCAAAAACTATGAAAGCTATGTAAATTACGCTTTAAAAGAGTACGAAATTTCTAGCTTTGAGGCAAAAAAGATAAAATTTCCACTGCTTTTAAAATCAAGCAAAAGCGGATACAGCGATAAATTTATATTTAGCTACGTAAAAGCTTGCAAATTACCATTTTTATTTTTAGGCAAAGCCTGTTTTTCTGAGCTTGAAAAGGTACTAGCCAAAAATGGTGATGAGCTAATCTATATGACAAATTTAGAGGAGCTAAAACAAGAAGAAAAAGAGAAAATTTTAGAAATTTGCAAAAAGAAAAAGGTCGCAATCTCAACTAGCGATTTTGCACAAAAAGCACCATTTGACGAGCTTGAGCTTTCAGGACGCGATAAAAATTTCAATATCGATGAGATCGTTACGATCGATGAATATATAAAGTACATAATCGTTAATTATCAAGATAAATTCCCTGATACAGAACTTAGCAAGAAGCTTGGAATTTCTAGAAAATCACTTTGGGAAAAGAGAAAGAAATATGACGTCAGCAAGAAAAAATAG
- a CDS encoding bifunctional 2-C-methyl-D-erythritol 4-phosphate cytidylyltransferase/2-C-methyl-D-erythritol 2,4-cyclodiphosphate synthase — MLDISLIMLGAGNSSRFELPVKKQWLRIGSDPLWLFATKNLSNFYTFKEIIVVSKECKYMSKFAPNYKFVDGGETRQDSLKNALELVNSEFVLVSDIARPCISSELFHKIIEAASQADCVVPALKIADTAYLGENVVDRDKVKLIQTPQLSRTALLKKALSSGEIYTDDSSAMRAIGASVWQILGDEMARKITYKEDLAKISTLKEPENEVFVGNGFDVHEFEKGRPLILCGEKIDYEFGLKAHSDGDVALHALTDAILGAAGLGDIGELFPDTDAKFKDISSIYLLEEAYKRVQSVGFVLTNADITIMAQKPKISKLKSKMEANIAKALNLSQSRINVKATTTEGLGFVGRCEGIAVMASASLKFYNWKQI, encoded by the coding sequence TTGCTTGATATATCACTTATAATGCTTGGAGCAGGAAATTCTAGCCGTTTTGAGCTACCAGTAAAGAAGCAATGGCTTCGAATAGGAAGCGATCCACTTTGGCTATTCGCTACTAAAAATTTGAGTAACTTTTACACATTTAAAGAGATCATTGTCGTTAGCAAAGAGTGCAAATATATGTCAAAATTTGCTCCAAATTATAAATTTGTTGATGGCGGCGAAACCAGGCAAGATAGCCTAAAAAACGCACTTGAGCTAGTAAATAGTGAATTTGTCTTAGTTAGCGACATCGCTCGCCCTTGTATCTCAAGCGAGCTTTTTCACAAAATTATAGAGGCAGCGAGTCAAGCTGATTGTGTAGTTCCAGCGCTAAAGATCGCAGACACCGCTTATCTTGGCGAAAATGTGGTTGATAGAGATAAGGTAAAACTGATCCAAACGCCGCAACTCTCGCGCACAGCACTTCTTAAAAAAGCTCTTAGTAGCGGTGAAATTTACACAGATGATAGCTCGGCTATGAGAGCCATTGGCGCAAGCGTATGGCAAATTTTAGGTGATGAGATGGCAAGAAAGATCACTTACAAAGAGGATCTTGCCAAAATTTCTACTTTAAAAGAGCCAGAAAATGAAGTCTTTGTGGGAAATGGCTTTGATGTGCATGAGTTTGAAAAGGGTCGTCCTTTGATTCTTTGTGGCGAGAAGATCGACTATGAGTTTGGGCTAAAAGCTCACAGCGACGGCGACGTGGCACTTCATGCGCTAACTGACGCTATCTTGGGAGCTGCTGGACTTGGCGATATAGGCGAGCTTTTTCCTGATACGGATGCTAAATTTAAAGATATTAGCTCCATTTACTTGCTTGAGGAAGCTTACAAAAGGGTGCAAAGTGTGGGTTTTGTGCTAACAAACGCTGATATCACGATAATGGCACAAAAACCAAAAATTTCAAAACTAAAGTCAAAAATGGAGGCAAATATCGCAAAAGCTCTAAATTTGAGCCAAAGCCGCATAAATGTAAAGGCAACGACTACTGAAGGGCTTGGCTTTGTTGGCAGATGCGAAGGGATCGCCGTAATGGCAAGTGCTAGCCTTAAATTTTACAACTGGAAGCAAATATGA